One genomic window of Solanum dulcamara chromosome 12, daSolDulc1.2, whole genome shotgun sequence includes the following:
- the LOC129876636 gene encoding protein TILLER ANGLE CONTROL 1-like, with amino-acid sequence MKIFNWVHRKFHQKDGKKDIELKVSNEIIGHHDTQILLQDASFAHMLDIWNGGMLTIGTFGFDPLMKNVQDQQSVIDIESLEEEEEEEEYYSVENEIQECEIPFNDEGINEELYPLIYANIGDEVIYNEDIIESNNNSSPHQSNTKMMKKERITLADLFSADSDYHHHKADHSTRKSTESEIFTKKSNSSPQVKNGLSFAKKLIPRVKDEPRPIQKLQKLMTKVLKRKVHPDIETKLAKNNSQVKAASMLGLSCVKHVRVESSVSLLLTDQDVTA; translated from the exons atgaag ATCTTCAATTGGGTGCATCGCAAATTTCATCAGAAAG ATGGGAAGAAAGATATTGAGCTAAAAGTGAGCAATGAAATTATTGGACATCATGACACACAAATTCTTCTACAAGATGCCTCATTTGCACATATGTTAGACATTTGGAATGGAGGAATGCTTACAATTGGCACATTTGGATTTGATCCACTCATGAAAAATGTGCAAGATCAACAAAGTGTTATAGACATTGAATCCctagaagaagaggaagaagaggaagaatacTACTCAGTGGAAAATGAAATTCAAGAATGTGAAATTCCATTTAATGATGAAGGAATTAATGAAGAATTGTACCCTTTAATATATGCAAATATTGGAGATGAAGTGATTTATAATGAGGACATTATTGAGTCAAACAACAACTCATCTCCTCATCAGAGCAATACTAAGATGATGAAAAAAGAAAGGATCACTCTGGCAGATTTGTTCTCTGCTGATTCTGATTATCATCACCATAAGGCAGATCATTCTACACGCAAAAGTACTGAATCAGAAATTTTCACTAAAAAGTCTAATTCGTCCCCACAAGTGAAAAATGGACTTTCTTTCGCCAAAAAGCTCATTCCACGTGTCAAGGACGAGCCGCGCCCCATACAAAAGCTACAGAAA TTGATGACGAAAGTGTTGAAAAGGAAGGTTCATCCAGATATTGAAACCAAATTGGCCAAAAACAACAGTCAAGTGAAAGCAGCTAGCATGCTTGGTCTTTCATGCGTTAAACACGTTAGGGTTGAATCATCTGTTTCCCTTCTCTTAACTGATCAAG ATGTCACGGCCTAA